The Solanum lycopersicum chromosome 6, SLM_r2.1 genome has a window encoding:
- the LOC101267243 gene encoding dof zinc finger protein DOF5.6, whose amino-acid sequence MGITSLQVCMDSSNWLQDTIPEENEFDSSSSPSGGDIFTCSRPLMERKLRPQHDKPINCPRCDSTHTKFCYYNNYSLSQPRYFCKSCRRYWTKGGTLRNIPVGGGCRKNKKVSSKNSKLPNDNITTPHVESSNNYPEMSFSHFGNFMGNNNMNHNFMHHAPIDFMDSSKYQALVGTTSTRNQDFFGNVNVGTTGLINGYGEMDISRIGPHYCSSAFGLPNMDGNIINYEGQNITMDVKPNPKILSLEWHDQGYFNGGLGTWSGLMNNGYGSTATTNSLV is encoded by the exons ATGGGGATTACTTCTTTGCAAGTTTGCATGGATTCATCTAACTGGTTACAG GACACAATTCCCGAGGAAAATGAATTTGATTCATCTTCATCTCCATCAGGTGGTGACATTTTCACATGTTCAAGGCCATTAATGGAAAGAAAATTAAGACCACAACATGATAAACCTATAAATTGCCCTCGTTGTGACTCAACACACACTAAATTTTGTTACTACAACAATTACAGCCTTTCTCAACCAAGGTATTTCTGTAAATCTTGTAGAAGGTACTGGACTAAAGGGGGAACTTTAAGGAATATTCCTGTTGGTGGTGGATGTAGGAAGAACAAAAAAGTATCTTCAAAGAATTCAAAGTTGCCTAATGACAATATTACCACCCCTCATGTTGAATCATCTAATAATTATCCTGAAATGTCATTTTCCCACTTTGGTAATTTTATgggaaataataatatgaatcatAATTTCATGCATCATGCACCTATTGATTTTATGGATAGTAGCAAGTATCAAGCTTTGGTGGGGACTACTAGTACAAGAAATCAAGATTTTTTTGGGAATGTCAATGTTGGTACTACTGGTCTGATCAACGGTTATGGTGAGATGGATATTTCGAGAATCGGACCACATTATTGCTCTAGTGCATTTGGGTTGCCTAATATGGatggaaatataattaattatgaggGACAAAATATAACAATGGATGTTAAACCTAATCCAAAGATTTTGTCACTTGAATGGCATGATCAAGGTTACTTCAATGGAGGACTAGGAACTTGGAGTGGATTGATGAATAATGGTTATGGATCAACCGCGACGACGAATTCGttagtataa
- the LOC101251994 gene encoding serine/threonine-protein kinase ATM — translation METQKISETLVEGSVDYKPILSQTPDGKTLEKVSVVSSLSESGAVSELVTVTEVPSGVGNANVHKNIANVVDGTELELMGVGFEQKIVDGYDNIDSEVKSEERLVDGYDHIDSEGVKSEEKLANVDNNNGLEGVDTEQKLVDGQGTVESENKLANVDDYNDLEGVEIENKFGDVDDTIDLEALGLANEDVTLDGLMEAGTLKHETQESGAEFNESLDNRVEKIGVADAVEDMDRSKVHINDSPTKIEVSGDGISLTVDVFGPDCTFYMETDNPMGVNGNEAEGDVSDNQEHTFAVGDLVWVKMKTDLWWPGMICDPQTSKDAGKCNQVDGFFVKHFGSTSSVWCRPFQLKPFIEYFELMSRQNKSRSFYGAIEKALGEYGRRVKQKMTCSCFSKENQVAAQNVPSKEDENGGSAFSASQFEPSKFLKFIKSRALGLLSPSDIEFTVAENCLSAFYSSIGHKQLPLYKLRPTSNQISASKDEDLDKLSSGDSVLKSCRSGSDDRKMTEMELSGSLESPRGTRSMISRSQISNENAGGKSEKGFESRERKKSKYLSYPYVNSWASRKNSLGQGEDETEDCEEVTPGGVKRSSNPSMVSTPIGNSSNKTSLRKSRKSVNDNDICNNADFSAVSSAEMLQGLHQTARDCFFPIQSTRSIPIRDFYLSFRAFRDPEVQIDEYKEATLGCPVTFQSDNSLASGGYDLQVEGQPPPNVLPKKRGGKKSDGINATGPKFSSKTNLPRMTADGTSMNGSPLIDSVQTGPDTLKKGVVHRQRKKAAIAAVVHNEIGILGGLPDLNGNNAGLSVENMQVIGPAPTQGKLEPKRRRRKKEELVSENLPDLSKGNTQFIPMLKSVEVTGSLPLEGGPQPDNMLGVQGASSLPNAELFAGQPNANGIHAAGSSLPNISQITGLVSSAKGEGKKRKRKEKALIIQNTSSALPDLNGQVTDPNLKGKEVTEMSSVSGQAKPKQKRRRATKSAAIGIPNPNGDHNTLLLYFTPGSPVPSKEYICATFASFGPLEESKTLYLNDSTAQVVFAKDSDAMEALQSLQSRNPFGPSLVSYRLRHVSTSQPAALLSGAVPSNGEGPDLVVIKQNLESMTTMLEKAGDNISPEIKAKLESEVKGFLEKVSTMVGSSSS, via the coding sequence ATGGAAACACAGAAGATTTCAGAAACCCTAGTGGAGGGTTCTGTGGATTATAAACCAATTTTAAGCCAAACCCCAGATGGTAAAACCCTAGAAAAGGTATCTGTTGTATCTAGCTTAAGTGAGAGTGGTGCTGTTTCTGAATTGGTCACAGTCACAGAGGTTCCATCAGGTGTTGGAAATGCTAATGTGCACAAGAATATAGCAAATGTGGTTGATGGAACTGAGTTAGAGTTAATGGGAGTGGGGTTTGAGCAGAAGATAGTGGATGGATATGATAACATTGATTCAGAGGTTAAGAGTGAGGAGAGGTTAGTGGATGGATATGATCACATTGATTCGGAGGGAGTTAAGAGTGAGGAAAAGTTAGCAAATGTGGATAATAATAATGGTTTGGAGGGTGTTGATACTGAGCAGAAGCTAGTCGACGGGCAGGGGACAGTTGAGAGTGAGAATAAGCTTGCAAATGTGGATGATTATAATGATCTTGAGGGAGTTGAGATCGAGAACAAGTTTGGAGATGTGGATGATACTATTGATTTAGAGGCACTTGGCCTGGCGAACGAGGATGTTACACTTGATGGTCTGATGGAAGCAGGGACTTTGAAACATGAAACTCAAGAATCGGGTGCTGAATTTAATGAGTCTCTTGATAATAGGGTTGAGAAAATTGGTGTGGCTGATGCTGTGGAAGATATGGACAGGTCAAAGGTGCACATAAATGATTCTCCTACAAAGATAGAAGTTTCTGGAGATGGTATTTCTCTGACAGTGGATGTATTTGGTCCAGATTGCACATTTTACATGGAAACTGACAACCCTATGGGTGTCAATGGTAATGAAGCAGAAGGTGATGTCAGTGATAATCAAGAACACACTTTTGCTGTGGGTGACTTAGTATGGGTAAAAATGAAGACTGACTTGTGGTGGCCGGGAATGATTTGTGATCCGCAAACATCGAAAGATGCTGGGAAGTGTAATCAAGTGGATGGTTTCTTTGTTAAGCATTTTGGTAGCACTAGTTCTGTTTGGTGCCGTCCATTCCAGTTAAAGCCCTTTATAGAGTATTTTGAGCTGATGTCTCGCCAGAATAAGTCTAGAAGCTTTTATGGTGCAATAGAGAAGGCTTTGGGCGAGTATGGTAGGCGCGTGAAACAGAAGATGACCTGTTCttgtttttcaaaagaaaatcaagttgctgctCAAAATGTTCCTTCAAAGGAAGATGAGAATGGGGGTAGTGCTTTTTCGGCATCTCAATTTGAGCcttcaaaatttctcaaattcaTCAAATCACGTGCTTTGGGTCTTCTTAGCCCAAGTGATATTGAGTTCACAGTTGCTGAAAATTGTCTATCGGCCTTTTACAGTTCAATAGGCCATAAGCAATTGCCTTTGTACAAACTCAGGCCAACAAGTAATCAGATATCAGCAAGCAAGGATGAAGATCTGGACAAGCTGTCTAGTGGTGATAGTGTCCTTAAGAGCTGTAGAAGTGGTTCTGATGATCGTAAAATGACTGAGATGGAGCTGTCTGGCTCATTGGAGTCTCCTAGAGGAACGAGGAGCATGATATCCCGTTCACAGATCTCGAATGAAAATGCTGGAGGAAAATCTGAAAAAGGTTTTGAGTCACGAGAACGGAAGAAGAGCAAGTACCTGTCATATCCTTATGTAAACAGTTGGGCCTCCCGTAAGAATTCACTTGGCCAGGGAGAAGATGAAACTGAAGATTGCGAGGAAGTTACTCCTGGTGGAGTAAAGAGATCCTCCAATCCATCTATGGTCTCCACTCCAATTGGTAACAGCAGTAATAAGACCTCACTAAGGAAATCGAGGAAATCTGTTAATGACAATGATATTTGCAATAATGCAGATTTCAGTGCTGTCTCTTCGGCAGAAATGCTCCAAGGACTCCATCAGACAGCTCGTGATTGCTTCTTTCCTATTCAAAGCACGCGTTCCATTCCAATCCGGGATTTTTACTTGAGTTTTAGAGCATTTAGAGATCCTGAAGTTCAGATAGATGAATACAAGGAAGCTACTTTAGGGTGTCCGGTAACTTTTCAGTCTGATAATAGTTTGGCCTCAGGAGGATATGATCTGCAAGTAGAAGGACAGCCTCCTCCGAATGTTCTTCCTAAGAAGAGAGGTGGAAAGAAAAGTGATGGAATAAATGCAACTGGTCCCAAGTTTAGCTCTAAAACCAACTTACCTAGGATGACTGCAGATGGTACCAGTATGAATGGCTCTCCCCTGATTGATTCTGTACAGACAGGACCTGATACACTCAAAAAAGGAGTAGTTCACAGACAGAGAAAGAAGGCGGCAATTGCAGCTGTAGTTCATAATGAGATTGGGATATTAGGTGGACTACCAGACTTGAATGGAAACAACGCGGGCTTGTCAGTTGAAAATATGCAGGTTATAGGTCCTGCTCCTACTCAAGGTAAACTTGAGCctaagaggaggaggaggaagaaggaAGAGTTGGTTTCCGAGAATCTGCCAGATCTGAGCAAAGGGAACACCCAGTTCATTCCAATGCTGAAAAGTGTGGAAGTCACCGGCTCGTTACCCTTGGAAGGTGGTCCTCAACCAGATAACATGTTGGGGGTACAGGGGGCGTCTTCCCTCCCGAATGCTGAACTTTTTGCTGGACAACCAAATGCCAATGGAATTCATGCTGCAGGTAGCTCATTACCAAATATTTCACAGATCACCGGTCTGGTTTCGTCTGCAAAAGGAGAAGGCAAGAAACGGAAAAGGAAGGAGAAAGCATTAATTATTCAGAATACTTCTTCAGCTCTACCAGATTTGAATGGACAGGTCACCGATCCGAATTTGAAGGGAAAGGAGGTCACAGAAATGAGTTCTGTCTCAGGTCAAGCTAAACCCaagcaaaaaagaagaagagctACTAAATCTGCTGCCATTGGGATACCCAATCCTAATGGAGATCACAACACTCTTCTGCTATACTTTACGCCGGGTTCACCAGTGCCTTCTAAAGAGTATATCTGTGCTACTTTTGCCAGTTTTGGTCCGTTGGAGGAATCCAAAACTTTGTACCTTAATGATTCTACTGCCCAGGTGGTCTTTGCAAAGGATAGTGATGCTATGGAAGCCTTGCAGAGTTTACAAAGCAGAAACCCGTTTGGACCTTCCCTTGTCAGTTATCGTCTCCGTCATGTTTCAACTTCTCAGCCCGCAGCTTTACTTTCTGGAGCAGTACCTTCAAATGGCGAGGGACCTGATCTGGTTGTGATAAAACAGAATCTGGAGTCGATGACCACAATGCTTGAGAAGGCTGGTGATAATATTTCCCCCGAGATAAAAGCCAAGTTGGAAAGCGAGGTGAAAGGCTTCTTGGAAAAGGTAAGCACCATGGTTGGTTCTTCTTCGTCGTAG